The following proteins are encoded in a genomic region of Desulfosporosinus youngiae DSM 17734:
- a CDS encoding thiolase family protein, with protein MEEVVIVGAARTPIGDFLGSLKDVSAVELGTIAVKGALDKAGVEAGLVEDVVGGMVYKAGVKGNPARQIQLAVGIPIEAVATTVDQQCGSAMRALEIATQQMLLGKSSISVAVGIESMSRAPHLLLNSRKGIKLGPDTLQDHLTYDALVDAFMGYHMGVTAENLAEKYNITREEQDNLAYLSHTRATEAIKSGRFKDEIIPVEIKTRKVTTVVEVDEHPRADISMEGLAKLKTAFKKDGTVTAGNASGMNDGAAALVLMTAAKAKELGIKPIAKVLSTASYGVAPEIMGIGPAYAIPKALNYANLELKDIDYFEINEAFAAQFLAVNRELNLDMDKVNANGSGIALGHPVGCTGVRIIVSLLSELKRRGGKYGVASLCVGGGPAMATVVEML; from the coding sequence ATGGAAGAGGTTGTTATAGTAGGCGCGGCAAGAACACCCATTGGGGATTTTCTGGGATCTTTAAAAGATGTTTCAGCAGTGGAACTCGGGACGATCGCGGTAAAAGGCGCATTAGACAAGGCGGGAGTCGAGGCAGGCCTTGTTGAGGATGTTGTCGGAGGAATGGTCTACAAAGCGGGAGTGAAAGGAAACCCTGCACGTCAGATACAGCTGGCAGTTGGTATTCCCATTGAAGCTGTAGCGACGACAGTTGACCAGCAATGCGGTTCAGCCATGAGGGCTTTAGAGATTGCAACCCAACAAATGCTCTTAGGTAAATCGAGCATCAGTGTTGCGGTAGGAATTGAAAGCATGTCAAGAGCTCCTCATTTACTGCTTAATTCCAGAAAAGGTATTAAGCTGGGGCCGGATACATTACAAGATCATCTGACGTATGATGCCTTAGTGGATGCCTTTATGGGCTATCATATGGGCGTGACGGCTGAAAACCTTGCTGAAAAATACAACATCACCCGGGAAGAACAGGACAATCTGGCTTACCTCAGTCATACACGGGCCACAGAAGCTATAAAAAGCGGCCGGTTCAAAGATGAGATTATACCCGTCGAAATAAAGACACGTAAAGTCACAACCGTTGTTGAAGTCGATGAGCATCCCCGGGCCGATATATCCATGGAGGGTTTGGCCAAACTTAAGACCGCGTTTAAAAAAGACGGAACCGTCACGGCAGGGAACGCCTCCGGCATGAATGACGGAGCAGCAGCCTTAGTTTTAATGACAGCCGCGAAAGCAAAGGAACTGGGAATAAAACCGATCGCTAAAGTTCTTTCTACAGCTTCCTATGGCGTAGCTCCTGAAATTATGGGAATTGGGCCGGCCTATGCTATCCCTAAAGCTCTAAACTATGCCAATCTTGAATTGAAGGATATCGATTATTTTGAAATAAATGAAGCCTTCGCTGCACAGTTTTTGGCGGTCAACAGAGAGCTGAACCTTGATATGGATAAAGTCAATGCCAATGGCTCCGGAATTGCCTTAGGCCATCCTGTGGGATGTACAGGTGTCCGCATCATTGTGTCCCTGCTAAGCGAATTGAAACGGCGCGGCGGAAAATATGGTGTTGCCTCCTTATGTGTCGGTGGCGGGCCGGCTATGGCAACCGTTGTTGAAATGTTATAG
- a CDS encoding DUF2680 domain-containing protein: MRRLAASILALAMLVVGAVPALGAVDQGKLKEIKTLHQQMYTIKAQIIDKEVEAGILDQTKAEKIKEAMQKRQQKIEQDMDKGEFHGFGHKKGCGHKSSKDSPSAQKAE, translated from the coding sequence ATGAGAAGATTGGCTGCAAGCATTTTGGCTTTGGCTATGTTGGTTGTAGGAGCTGTGCCTGCCTTAGGGGCTGTTGATCAGGGTAAATTGAAGGAGATTAAAACCCTCCATCAGCAAATGTACACTATCAAAGCTCAGATTATTGATAAGGAAGTCGAGGCCGGAATTCTGGATCAAACAAAAGCCGAAAAAATCAAGGAAGCCATGCAAAAACGTCAACAGAAGATTGAGCAGGATATGGACAAAGGCGAATTTCATGGTTTTGGGCACAAAAAAGGCTGCGGTCATAAATCCTCTAAAGATTCTCCATCTGCTCAAAAAGCAGAGTAA
- the sucD gene encoding succinate--CoA ligase subunit alpha — protein MAIIIDENTNVLVQGLTGKQGLFHTKQMLAYGSKIVAGTSPGKGGAVIEGIPVYDSVRAACERQRIDASVIFIPAAFAKDAALEALEAGIKVVVVVTEHIPVHDEMAIVAYAKRVGAVIIGPNTFGIVSSGKCKMGIPPNQFFIPGSVGVVARSGTLTYEIVGNLTAQGMGQSTVVGIGGDRVVGLSFVDVLKMFEQDPETKAVVLIGEIGGKSEEEASLYIKEMTKPVIAYIAGKSAPPGKRMGHAGAIIERGMGTYEGKAKALSEAGARVVELPFQVPEVIKEILGRE, from the coding sequence TTGGCTATAATAATTGATGAAAATACGAATGTATTAGTTCAGGGGCTTACCGGTAAACAAGGTCTTTTCCATACAAAGCAAATGCTCGCTTATGGCAGCAAGATCGTCGCCGGCACTTCCCCGGGCAAGGGCGGTGCCGTCATCGAGGGTATCCCTGTCTATGATAGTGTAAGGGCTGCCTGTGAACGTCAGCGGATTGATGCTTCTGTGATCTTTATACCGGCGGCCTTTGCCAAAGATGCTGCCTTGGAAGCCCTGGAAGCAGGAATAAAAGTTGTCGTAGTGGTTACTGAGCATATACCGGTCCATGATGAAATGGCTATTGTGGCTTATGCCAAACGAGTAGGAGCTGTCATTATCGGCCCCAATACCTTTGGTATTGTTTCCTCCGGTAAATGCAAGATGGGGATCCCGCCTAATCAGTTTTTCATCCCAGGTTCAGTGGGGGTTGTGGCCCGCTCTGGGACTCTCACCTACGAAATCGTCGGCAACCTCACCGCTCAGGGTATGGGACAGTCCACTGTGGTGGGGATCGGTGGGGATAGAGTCGTGGGTCTGAGCTTTGTGGACGTTTTAAAGATGTTTGAGCAAGACCCGGAGACCAAGGCCGTTGTTTTAATCGGTGAGATCGGGGGTAAATCTGAAGAAGAGGCTTCTCTTTATATAAAAGAAATGACAAAGCCGGTGATTGCCTATATCGCAGGGAAAAGTGCGCCCCCAGGCAAACGGATGGGACATGCGGGAGCTATCATCGAACGGGGAATGGGGACGTATGAGGGCAAAGCTAAAGCCCTAAGTGAAGCGGGGGCAAGGGTTGTGGAACTGCCCTTTCAAGTTCCGGAGGTTATTAAAGAGATATTGGGCAGAGAATAA
- the sucC gene encoding ADP-forming succinate--CoA ligase subunit beta has translation MKMFEYMGKEIFAKFGLPVPKGRMVASPDEAFRAAAEIGGPVVIKSQVLSGKRGKAGGIKFADDPDGAKAAARELFGLTIQGLAVDTLLVEEKLQIDKELYLSITIDSAAKMPVLIASAQGGMDIEEVAEEYIVKKHIDVELGMQGFIARDVVRRMGISLNTAPGKELVQIIRTLYQIFIQKDADLVEINPLVISGDKVIAADAKVTIDDEALYRQSDLPRVEERTSVEKAAHDLGLSFVELEGDIGVMANGAGITMGTLDTLTYYGGKPANFLDAGGGTGEEGTAKALELILSRNPKSIIINIFGGITRCDDVARAFASVKKNRGIPVPVVIRLVGTNQEAGRAILKEAGIEAYDFMQDAAEKAVELAKL, from the coding sequence GTGAAAATGTTTGAATATATGGGCAAGGAAATTTTCGCCAAGTTCGGCCTTCCGGTACCGAAGGGCAGAATGGTTGCCAGTCCCGACGAGGCGTTTCGGGCAGCAGCGGAAATTGGAGGCCCTGTGGTGATTAAATCCCAGGTTTTGTCCGGCAAGCGGGGTAAAGCAGGCGGCATCAAGTTCGCCGATGATCCGGACGGAGCAAAAGCTGCAGCCCGGGAACTCTTTGGCCTGACTATCCAAGGACTGGCGGTTGATACCCTCCTTGTGGAAGAAAAACTTCAAATCGACAAGGAATTATATTTGTCCATCACCATCGACTCGGCAGCCAAAATGCCGGTGCTTATCGCATCGGCTCAAGGTGGAATGGATATTGAAGAGGTCGCTGAAGAGTATATCGTCAAGAAACATATCGATGTAGAACTTGGTATGCAAGGCTTCATTGCCCGGGATGTGGTCAGAAGAATGGGCATATCTTTGAATACCGCCCCAGGTAAGGAACTTGTGCAAATCATTAGAACCCTGTACCAAATTTTTATTCAAAAAGATGCGGATCTGGTGGAAATTAATCCGTTGGTGATCAGCGGGGATAAAGTCATTGCCGCGGATGCTAAAGTGACAATTGACGATGAGGCCCTCTACCGACAATCAGACCTGCCTAGGGTGGAAGAACGTACCTCCGTAGAAAAAGCGGCTCACGACCTGGGTCTTTCCTTTGTAGAACTGGAGGGAGACATTGGAGTTATGGCGAACGGTGCGGGGATTACCATGGGAACCCTGGATACCCTCACTTACTACGGCGGAAAACCGGCCAATTTCCTTGATGCCGGCGGCGGCACAGGGGAGGAAGGCACGGCCAAGGCTCTTGAACTTATTTTGTCCAGAAACCCTAAGTCAATTATTATCAACATTTTCGGAGGCATTACTCGTTGCGACGATGTTGCAAGGGCCTTTGCCTCTGTGAAAAAAAATAGAGGGATCCCGGTTCCGGTGGTTATTCGACTGGTAGGAACCAACCAGGAAGCCGGACGGGCTATACTTAAGGAAGCAGGCATAGAAGCCTATGACTTCATGCAGGATGCCGCCGAGAAAGCCGTTGAATTAGCCAAGTTGTAG
- a CDS encoding methylaspartate mutase subunit E, whose translation MRNKRLETDEFKARRQEVLKQWPTGEGVNFQEAVAYHKAMPRENVFAEVLAKAKAEGRTLAQPRAGVSLIDEHIAMLKYLQEEGGADLLPTTIDSLTRQNRYGEAGKAMDEGKIAGHSMLTGFPAINYGVVACREVNESVKLPCQVRHGTPDARLLAEITLAGGFTDFEGGGISYNIPYAKNISLEETITNWQYVDRLVGMYEEYGVRINREPFGPLTGTLVPPCISHSVSMIEALLAAEQGVKNISLGYGQCGNLIQDIAAVQSLIELGEEYLARFHYQGVMLTSVFHQWMGGFPQDESKAFGVISWGAATVALAKATKVLVKSPYEAIGISTKEANASGIKATKQILSMLKDQSFPDTPELLREKELIKSETRSILNKVLELGEGDIALGTVKGFEAGVLDIPFAPSRFNAGRILPVRDSQGAVRILDHGNLPLSKECLDFHRERIAERGKEEGREPSFQMVVDDIYAIGKGRLIGRPR comes from the coding sequence ATGAGAAATAAGCGTCTCGAAACGGATGAATTTAAGGCCCGGCGCCAAGAGGTTCTTAAGCAATGGCCAACGGGAGAAGGGGTTAATTTCCAAGAAGCAGTCGCCTATCATAAGGCTATGCCAAGAGAGAACGTATTTGCGGAAGTGTTGGCTAAAGCTAAGGCAGAAGGACGAACCCTGGCCCAACCCAGGGCGGGAGTCTCTTTAATCGATGAACATATAGCCATGCTCAAATATCTTCAAGAGGAGGGTGGAGCGGATTTATTGCCCACGACCATTGATTCCCTGACCAGACAAAACCGTTATGGGGAAGCGGGAAAAGCGATGGACGAAGGCAAGATCGCCGGACACTCCATGCTGACCGGTTTTCCGGCGATCAATTATGGAGTAGTGGCTTGCCGTGAGGTCAATGAGTCAGTGAAGTTACCTTGTCAGGTACGCCATGGTACACCTGATGCCCGTTTATTGGCGGAAATTACATTAGCCGGTGGGTTTACGGATTTCGAGGGCGGCGGAATTTCTTATAACATTCCTTACGCCAAGAACATTTCTTTGGAAGAAACCATAACAAACTGGCAGTATGTGGATCGCTTAGTCGGTATGTACGAGGAGTATGGAGTTAGAATTAATCGCGAGCCCTTTGGCCCTTTAACAGGTACCTTAGTTCCTCCCTGTATCTCTCATAGTGTCTCAATGATTGAGGCTTTGCTGGCGGCCGAACAGGGTGTGAAAAATATTTCCCTGGGGTATGGGCAATGCGGCAATTTGATTCAAGATATAGCGGCAGTACAAAGTTTAATTGAACTGGGGGAAGAGTACTTAGCACGCTTTCATTATCAAGGTGTCATGTTGACCAGTGTCTTCCATCAGTGGATGGGAGGGTTCCCTCAAGATGAAAGCAAGGCTTTCGGAGTGATTTCCTGGGGTGCTGCTACAGTAGCCTTGGCAAAAGCGACTAAAGTACTCGTCAAGTCCCCCTACGAAGCCATAGGAATTTCAACGAAAGAGGCCAATGCTTCCGGGATTAAAGCGACAAAACAAATTTTGAGTATGCTTAAAGACCAAAGTTTCCCCGATACTCCCGAACTGCTGCGAGAAAAAGAGTTAATCAAGTCAGAAACCAGGTCAATCCTCAATAAGGTCTTGGAGTTAGGAGAGGGAGATATAGCTCTGGGCACTGTGAAGGGATTTGAAGCAGGGGTGTTGGATATTCCCTTTGCCCCCAGCAGGTTTAATGCGGGAAGAATACTGCCGGTTCGTGACTCCCAAGGTGCAGTGCGTATACTTGATCATGGAAATCTGCCCCTTAGCAAGGAATGTTTGGATTTTCACAGGGAGCGTATCGCAGAGCGCGGTAAGGAAGAAGGCAGAGAGCCGTCGTTTCAAATGGTTGTCGATGATATCTATGCTATCGGTAAAGGAAGGCTGATCGGCCGTCCGAGATAG
- a CDS encoding HEAT repeat domain-containing protein, producing MAEITNLAWTKHDLASLKESLSAVLLEEWGGPRSPLALKYIDETIIPDLVHCFFSNADLLTNPTFAEIVQWKLKNQFANPAAVVADLAKDLLVPAQGIIKRPQVMDPKEPWRRIFRLWIGGESLPSIAERTGYPLDYLDLLILRLKKLKGFTANTRASLLECQQNAELREFGFEQLSFFYQFQTAVEGEPLYRERLKLEQVILDLGMPMQVPDLVALLEIIHTHEGQLDEDSLISAMGEASGIWGYGIGGNGGDQRGNLFSFAVIEGLISLHYIQKNKAGKLTLSEKSAQTIAGFLLPKLGEQLKKAILIHDLELAKGILLSQNEAVLVRLIDWSLGELSQEQAFAVLNGIYQKVSRRVDIYLIKVFAGLPLAFNLLMKCLADNDSLIRAGACEALGRIGNKAAVFSLIQLLRDPVVGVREMAAKALGEMEAVSAVKELSRVADDYGESINVREQARESIQTIERHSGEGFPHEK from the coding sequence GTGGCGGAAATAACAAACTTAGCTTGGACCAAGCATGATTTAGCCAGCTTAAAAGAAAGCCTCTCGGCAGTTTTGTTAGAGGAATGGGGCGGGCCCAGAAGCCCGCTGGCTCTTAAATATATTGATGAAACCATCATTCCGGATCTGGTGCATTGTTTTTTCAGCAATGCGGATTTGCTGACAAATCCTACCTTTGCCGAGATTGTTCAATGGAAACTTAAAAACCAGTTTGCTAATCCTGCGGCAGTTGTCGCGGATTTAGCCAAAGACTTGCTTGTGCCTGCTCAAGGGATCATCAAACGTCCGCAGGTTATGGACCCTAAAGAACCCTGGCGGCGAATTTTCCGGCTCTGGATCGGCGGCGAATCCTTGCCCAGTATAGCTGAAAGGACCGGCTACCCCTTAGATTATTTGGATTTGCTGATCCTGAGATTAAAAAAACTTAAAGGGTTTACGGCCAATACCAGGGCAAGCCTTTTAGAATGCCAGCAGAACGCTGAATTGAGAGAATTTGGCTTTGAACAGCTAAGTTTCTTCTACCAATTCCAAACAGCGGTGGAGGGAGAACCTTTATATAGGGAACGTTTAAAATTGGAACAAGTGATTTTGGACCTGGGAATGCCTATGCAAGTTCCGGATTTAGTGGCCCTGCTGGAGATTATTCATACTCATGAGGGCCAATTGGATGAGGATTCGCTGATTTCAGCCATGGGTGAGGCCTCCGGAATATGGGGATACGGAATAGGAGGCAACGGAGGAGACCAACGAGGTAATTTATTTTCCTTCGCCGTCATAGAGGGGCTGATTTCACTCCATTATATTCAGAAGAATAAAGCCGGGAAATTAACCCTTAGTGAAAAAAGCGCCCAAACAATTGCCGGCTTTTTGCTTCCTAAACTGGGGGAACAATTGAAAAAGGCAATTTTAATCCATGATCTGGAATTGGCGAAAGGAATTTTGCTTAGTCAGAATGAGGCGGTATTAGTGCGGCTGATTGATTGGTCTTTGGGCGAATTAAGTCAGGAACAAGCGTTTGCAGTCTTAAACGGAATTTATCAAAAGGTTAGCAGACGGGTGGATATATACCTGATAAAAGTGTTTGCCGGCCTGCCCCTGGCTTTTAATCTGCTCATGAAATGCTTGGCTGATAATGACAGCTTAATTCGAGCCGGGGCCTGTGAAGCCTTGGGAAGGATAGGAAATAAGGCAGCTGTTTTTTCCCTGATCCAATTGCTGCGGGATCCGGTGGTTGGGGTGAGGGAAATGGCCGCTAAAGCTCTCGGGGAAATGGAAGCTGTTTCAGCGGTCAAAGAATTATCGAGAGTAGCTGATGATTATGGTGAATCAATTAATGTAAGAGAACAGGCACGGGAGTCGATTCAAACAATTGAAAGACATAGTGGGGAGGGTTTTCCTCATGAGAAATAA
- a CDS encoding 2-oxoacid:acceptor oxidoreductase family protein codes for MAKQEFLLTGTGGQGLILAAIMLAEAGISAGQNVAQSQSYGPEARGGASRAEVIIGDERIHYPKVEKPDFVLTLSQEAYKKYGLPLNEEAVLIVDNSLVTEVKPRSKNFYSLPITKACRTHFGSEQSANVVALGVVASLSSEIPWEHLRQAVESRAPKGTAERNLKALELGWQMGMEAGKVMNSGGNNKLSLDQA; via the coding sequence ATGGCTAAGCAGGAATTTCTGTTAACCGGAACGGGCGGACAAGGGTTGATTTTAGCGGCGATTATGTTGGCTGAGGCAGGAATCAGTGCCGGCCAAAATGTAGCTCAGAGTCAAAGCTATGGTCCTGAGGCCAGGGGGGGTGCCAGCCGGGCAGAGGTCATCATTGGCGATGAAAGGATTCATTATCCAAAAGTCGAAAAACCTGATTTTGTCTTAACCCTCAGTCAGGAAGCTTATAAAAAGTATGGGCTGCCCCTCAATGAGGAGGCCGTCCTGATTGTGGATAATTCTCTAGTCACTGAAGTTAAGCCGAGGAGTAAAAATTTTTATTCGCTGCCGATTACTAAAGCGTGCCGCACTCATTTTGGGTCTGAACAAAGCGCTAATGTCGTAGCTTTGGGAGTGGTAGCCTCCTTAAGCAGCGAAATACCTTGGGAGCACCTCAGGCAGGCCGTCGAGAGCCGGGCTCCCAAAGGGACGGCGGAACGAAACCTCAAAGCTCTGGAATTGGGGTGGCAAATGGGCATGGAAGCTGGGAAGGTGATGAACAGTGGCGGAAATAACAAACTTAGCTTGGACCAAGCATGA